One Purpureocillium takamizusanense chromosome 12, complete sequence DNA window includes the following coding sequences:
- a CDS encoding 4-hydroxy-2-oxoglutarate aldolase (COG:E~EggNog:ENOG503P2PD), whose protein sequence is MAKSLPSGLYAPLPAFFNDADELDIDSYVKHALYVTKPGVIPVVSATIGEAAHLDRQERIELIRALRSALDENNLHETPIVAGVGATSTRETIHFSQDAAAAGADFVLVIAPSYFAAALKANPSAIKTFFTDVASKSPVPVVIYNYPPVAGGIDLTSDDIVDIATTAPNVRGVMLSCGNVGKVSRVTSLLDDSFRTLAGFIDFLLPSVAVGSSGAISPIPNVLPAFAMELWRSTQNLNTPQDWARARRLQEQASSAEAELLTGGVAGVKYLLNQQFGYPSAPRLPLQPLSEDAARRLLQKKHLKQLRET, encoded by the exons ATGGCCAAGTCTCTTCCCTCCGGACTCTATGCCCCCTTGCCTGCTTTCTTCAATGATGCGGACGAGTTAG ACATTGACTCCTACGTGAAGCATGCTCTCT ATGTCACCAAGCCGGGAGTCATTCCCGTTGTCTCTGCCACAATCGGCGAGGCTGCGCATTTG GATCGCCAGGAGCGTATTGAGCTGATCCGGGCTTTGCGTTCTGCACTTGACGAAAACAACCTTCACGAAACACCAATTGTAGCTGGTGTAGGAGCGACGAGTACTCGGGAGACGATTCACTTCTCTCAAGACGCTgcagccgctggcgccgacTTTGTGCTCGTGATCGCACCAAGCTATTTTGCCGCTGCATTGAAAGCGAACCCATCCGCCATCAAGACCTTCTTCACTGATGTGGCCTCAAAGTCGCCGGTGCCAGT AGTCATATACAACTACCCACcggtcgcgggcggcattGATCTTACAAGCGACGACATTGTGGACATTGCGACGACAGCCCCAAATGTGCGCGGCGTTATGTTGTC CTGCGGTAATGTCGGGAAGGTATCAAGGGTCACAAGCCTCCTGGACGATTCCTTCAGGACACTGGCCGGATTCATCGACTTCCTGCTGCCATCTGTCGCAGTTGGGTCCTCCGGAGCCATCAGCCCCATACCAAACGTCCTTCCC GCCTTCGCCATGGAATTGTGGCGTAGCACACAAAATCTCAACACCCCTCAGGACtgggctcgggctcgacggctCCAAGAGCAGGCCTCTTCGGCCGAAGCCGAATTATTAACTGGCGGT GTGGCCGGCGTGAAGTACCTGCTGAACCAGCAATTTGGATACCCTTCGGCACCCAGACTTCCCCTACAGCCTTTAAGCGAGGACGCAGCAAGGCGACTGCTCCAGAAAAAGCACTTGAAGCAGTTGCGGGAGACTTGA
- a CDS encoding uncharacterized protein (COG:K~EggNog:ENOG503Q4QG) gives MSTTTDQRAPRVQGRKRSKLACEPCRELKRKCDGAHPCGACLRFEYDCTYQKPSGKRKRAAEQQQPCEPAQSSVSSQQDSWSPLNGRVASGANNSSNNLRSVEANSGSAFLRRLALRLDPKNAPRMHTFAWNAFLGARGSTNAAVAQPITNTLPQVEMGRLASVYFSKVDPVYGFMDRQRIEGLIVRRWTTSTVNKFEEAILCGIASLGCLFSQVEPTKAELDLVESARVILEQSISEDPTATSITAWLLRAIYLRVVGTHHAAWMASCMVLHMLEAAGLHCEPTSESVLAVPAEAVDPETRRRLMAVAQHLNIWMSFDMGRSRVSLYNESMVVPAAREGDKTGELMELLPYSAELDPQKAPEASDLIAALSAVMERVHTIPPSTLAQCNLALCLCRRLQSTNVSFTGAMMDKILNLTAKGITAAQELLDARSPWHHMANIPFQTVCVLLAFDSLSSIAQLKDAMQCLSNVAAIYKTDATREALTTASLLMLLHQRWKERGASEMDKLTKLFPVFAPDAVDDESLSWRPEDTSWLDSIAGEFYNLDYADIDQLLFPTHS, from the coding sequence ATGTCCACCACGACGGACCAGCGCGCGCCCCGCGTGCAGGGTCGGAAGCGTTCAAAGCTCGCCTGTGAGCCCTGCAGGGAGCTCAAGCGCAAATGCGACGGCGCTCATCCGTGCGGGGCCTGTCTGAGGTTCGAGTACGATTGCACATATCAGAAACCCTCCGGCAAGAGGAAGAgagccgccgagcagcagcagccgtgCGAACCCGCCCAGTCATCAGTGTCGTCACAGCAAGACTCATGGAGTCCGCTCAATGGCAGAGTCGCATCCGGCGCCAACAACTCATCCAACAACCTTCGTTCCGTGGAAGCCAATTCGGGGTCAGCTTTCTTGAGGAGACTGGCCCTGAGACTAGACCCCAAAAATGCGCCTCGTATGCACACGTTTGCTTGGAATGCCTTTCTTGGTGCGAGGGGGTCGACGAATGCAGCAGTCGCACAACCCATCACCAATACGCTGCCCCAGGTCGAAATGGGACGTCTTGCTTCCGTCTATTTCAGCAAGGTTGATCCCGTCTACGGGTTCATGGACCGTCAGCGCATCGAAGGGCTCATTGTTCGGAGATGGACCACATCAACAGTCAACAAGTTCGAAGAAGCTATCCTGTGTGGCATAGCAAGCCTGGGGTGCCTGTTCTCTCAGGTTGAGCCAACAAAGGCGGAGCTTGACTTGGTCGAATCGGCAAGAGTGATACTTGAGCAATCCATCTCCGAGGACCCCACGGCCACAAGCATCACCGCGTGGCTGTTACGTGCCATTTATCTGAGAGTTGTGGGGACCCATCACGCTGCCTGGATGGCAAGTTGCATGGTCCTTCACATGCTGGAAGCGGCCGGCCTGCACTGCGAACCAACAAGCGAGTCTGTGCTCGCAGTACCAGCAGAGGCAGTCGACCCAGAAACGCGCCGGAGGCTCATGGCTGTCGCACAGCACCTCAACATCTGGATGTCGTTCGATATGGGCCGCTCCAGGGTCTCGCTGTACAACGAGAGCATGGTGgtgcctgctgcgcgagaaggggacaagacgggcgagctCATGGAACTGCTTCCGTACTCCGCAGAGCTTGACCCGCAGAAAGCACCCGAGGCTTCCGATCTGATAGCTGCTCTCTCGGCCGTCATGGAGCGGGTTCACACGATCCCACCGTCTACTCTTGCTCAGTGTAACTTGGCTCTGTGTCTCTGCCGCCGGTTGCAGTCGACAAATGTCTCCTTCACCGGGGCTATGATGGACAAAATACTCAACCTCACTGCAAAGGGAATAACCGCTGCTCAAGAACTTCTGGACGCACGGTCTCCCTGGCACCACATGGCGAATATACCATTCCAGACTGTCTGCGTGCTTCTTGCATTTGACAGCCTCTCATCGATAGCCCAGTTGAAGGACGCAATGCAATGCCTGAGCAACGTTGCGGCCATCTACAAAACTGACGCCACAAGGGAAGCACTCACAACTGCCTCCTTGCTCATGCTGTTGCATCAAAGATGGAAAGAGAGGGGAGCCTCAGAAATGGACAAGTTGACCAAGCTATTCCCGGTCTTTGCACCCGACGCAGTCGATGATGAATCGCTCTCCTGGAGGCCGGAGGACACTTCTTGGCTGGATAGTATCGCCGGGGAATTTTATAACCTCGACTATGCCGACATCGACCAACTACTGTTCCCCACACATTCATAG
- a CDS encoding uncharacterized protein (SECRETED:SignalP(1-19~SECRETED:cutsite=AQA-AS~SECRETED:prob=0.8894)): protein MKVQTAIPLLVALVSGAQAASTTVVWHGCAGESQKTQSDGDGCTNVSGFKTDNLCKVEVPPPGSDRCEFYTTMCGNPFGTTYHCNAGQTCDTSAWSAIDSYRCYQ, encoded by the coding sequence ATGAAGGTCCAGACCGCCATCCCTCTCCTCGTGGCTCTCGTCTCGGGagcccaggcagccagcaccaCTGTCGTCTGGCATGGATGTGCCGGCGAGAGCCAGAAGACACAGTCAGACGGCGATGGCTGCACCAACGTGAGCGGCTTCAAGACGGACAACCTGTGCAAGGTGGaagtgccgccgcctggcagCGACCGCTGCGAGTTCTACACCACCATGTGCGGCAATCCGTTCGGCACCACCTACCACTGCAACGCCGGACAGACCTGTGACACGTCGGCCTGGAGCGCCATCGACTCGTACCGATGCTACCAGTGA
- a CDS encoding uncharacterized protein (TransMembrane:6 (o667-684i696-712o724-741i784-805o811-830i837-859o)~EggNog:ENOG503P5VB~COG:U): MFGKTRASRAEEDRDRGYPLDWPTSERWNPHYDVPRNSLENANLPGPAEKTNTPPPECLDGGSRKQPVVTSRELEIHGEHDLGGAETRRSVESRLGEEGLADLSHWLETLGEIYMNHLDNRARWDPRWLNVTRRERYDGLRSASITILDYVAGDTGPRTSLIAGKRHLAAALQSRPENSEVRVILVTDLSRFVMGALGQLFGIDPEFWFEHLANSGYAASDSQLKVANAVWMNWAERETRFRHRPLPGVGQRTQWNSPRRAKGRTWAHLRWARLGLLHYLGKKGFHEDEIERRLGDGRWIVERDITLDKNGLLMTEARLAKAKRASEKRRKKQQDSRTTTAEEMPGRAKATNVYRAYSTFEGLPKNVSAWRNRDLRVVAPEGASYWSGVDDHGKRTIVLLLDPIRRMKHTKTGEVTPALTFLPRASEIESYTDEELWRGPSPEETFLDPPPPPFSKAALKRQKKEAIKQRLKNKKLRAHPDDQEKDAYAASAPRESALDDESVSAYTSDEEYDEDYVKELRADYADPKPHSRDRDFARKYSLGTDSLLRRQMNKLSAKELLDDQSLIGSILARLILDDFLQLLAEIRLQLDHLDNDISAELYGQLVESIGNSTRQNLSWMRATLQELREWGDHLLATVPVHHDPSLTEELTELSVDIKALLARAEQTLNLLLASMGLAQSSMVIDQTSGINKLTELAFFFVPISFITSVFSMQVFEMTSAPPRIWTWGVALSTVVLATYLIRSSLRSPSVRVAVLHCRATIINRFSSSQASSASRRLNTVGNRAIAKFVFFFICVVGFLTTLVVVLSTLLILLFGGVWLGAIATALYFIITRWPEPAVLIPCFLSLPLAALGMYATWYWHDEITDWGVAVVESSAYVIRRIFPDKWTLEKADDEDLAKEGVNTYARQALILAT, translated from the exons ATGTTTGGGAAAACCAGAGCCAGCAGGGCCGAAGAGGACCGTGACAGGGGTTACCCACTGGACTGGCCAACAAGCGAGCGCTGGAATCCACACTACGACGTCCCACGCAACTCGCTCGAAAACGCAAACCTGCCCGGTCCAGCGGAGAAGACCAACACACCGCCGCCAGAATGTCTCGACGGAGGCTCCAGAAAACAACCGGTCGTGACTTCGAGGGAGTTGGAAATACATGGCGAACATGATCTGGGAGGGGCCGAAACACGGCGATCGGTCGAATCGAGACTGGGAGAGGAGGGGTTGGCAGATCTATCGCACTGGCTCGAAACTCTGGGAGAAATCTACATGAACCATCTCGACAACCGCGCTCGATGGGACCCGCGCTGGCTGAACGTCACCCGCCGCGAACGCTACGATGGTCTTCGATCCGCCTCGATTACGATCCTCGACTATGTGGCCGGCGACACGGGCCCACGAACATCGCTCATTGCAGGGAAGAGGCACCTGGCTGCCGCGCTGCAGTCCCGACCCGAAAATTCCGAAGTCAGGGTCATACTCGTCACCGACCTGAGTCGGTTTGTCATGGGCGCATTGGGGCAGCTGTTCGGCATCGACCCAGAGTTTTGGTTCGAGCATCTCGCAAACTCGGGCTATGCGGCGAGCGATAGCCAACTCAAGGTGGCCAACGCCGTATGGATGAACTGGGCAGAACGAGAGACGCGATTCCGCCACCGGCCTCTTCCTGGCGTTGGCCAGCGCACACAGTGGAATTCTCCCCGCCGTGCGAAAGGCAGGACGTGGGCGCACCTGCGCTGGGCTCGCCTGGGCTTGCTCCATTACTTGGGCAAGAAGGGTTTCCATGAGGATGAGATTGAAAGGAGACTCGGAGACGGCCGGTGGATCGTCGAGCGAGACATTACTCTGGACAAGAATGGCTTGTTGATGACGGAGGCGCGGCTTGCTAAAgcgaagcgagcgagcgagaagCGCCGCAAGAAGCAGCAAGACTCGCGCACGACAACTGCGGAGGAAATGCCGGGAAGAGCCAAAGCCACGAATGTCTACCGGGCATATAGCACATTTGAAGGCCTGCCCAAGAATGTATCGGCCTGGAGGAATCGAGACCTGAGAGTTGTGGCACCCGAGGGTGCCAGCTACTGGTCAGGGGTGGACGACCATGGGAAAAGAACAA TTGTATTGTTGCTTGATCCCATTCGGCGCATGAAGCATACAAAGACAGGCGAGGTTACGCCGGCGCTTACTTTTCTGCCCAGAGCGTCCGAGATAGAGTCCTACACAGACGAAGAGCTCTGGCGAGGGCCTTCGCCCGAGGAGACCTTTCTTGacccgccaccgccccccTTCTCAAAGGCGGCGTTGAAGCGACAGAAGAAAGAAGCAATCAAGCAGCGGCTAAAGAACAAAAAGCTGCGGGCTCACCCTGATGATCAGGAAAAAGACGCCTACGCTGCTTCCGCTCCCAGAGAGTCCGCGTTGGACGACGAATCGGTGTCGGCTTACACAAGTGACGAGGAGTACGACGAGGACTATGTGAAGGAACTACGCGCCGACTATGCAGACCCGAAACCCCATTCTCGGGATCGCGACTTCGCTCGCAAGTACTCTCTGGGAACCGACAGTCTACTACGTCGCCAGATGAACAAGCTCTCTGCCAAGGAGCTGCTTGACGATCAATCACTCATAGGCTCTATACTGGCTCGACTGATCTTGGACGACTTCTTACAGCTCTTGGCCGAGATTCGCCTGCAACTCGATCACTTGGACAACGACATCAGCGCCGAGCTTTATGGGCAACTTGTCGAGTCGATTGGCAATTCGACGAGACAGAACCTCAGCTGGATGCGAGCCACGCTccaggagctgcgcgagtgGGGTGATCACCTACTGGCTACGGTGCCGGTTCACCATGACCCGAGCCTCACCGAAGAGCTCACGGAGCTAAGCGTGGACATCAAGGCGCTCCTGGCTCGTGCGGAGCAGACCCTCAACCTGCTCCTCGCTTCCATGGGCCTGGCTCAGTCTTCCATGGTCATCGACCAGACGTCGGGCATCAACAAACTCACCGAGCTTGCCTTCTTTTTCGTCCCAATCTCCTTCATCACCTCGGTCTTTTCCATGCAGGTGTTTGAAATGACATCCGCGCCACCGCGCATCTGGACATGGGGCGTGGCGCTTTCCACAGTGGTATTGGCTACCTACTTGATTCGCTCGTCGTTGCGATCTCCGTCTGTTCGGGTGGCCGTGTTGCACTGCCGGGCGACAATCATCAACCGCTTCTCCTCATCGCAggcgtcgtccgcgtcgcgaCGCCTGAACACGGTGGGCAACCGCGCCATTGCCAAGTTTGTCTTTTTCTTTATTTGCGTTGTGGGCTTCCTCACCACCCTCGTGGTGGTACTTTCCACTTTGCTCATCCTCTTGTTCGGCGGGGTGTGGTTGGGGGCCATCGCGACTGCGCTGTATTTCATCATCACTCGTTGGCCGGAGCCCGCGGTGCTGATACCGTGCTTCCTGAGCCTGCccttggcggcgctcggcatGTATGCTACGTGGTATTGGCATGACGAAATCACGGATTGGGGAGTGGCGGTCGTGGAGAGCTCTGCCTACGTGATACGGAGGATATTCCCTGACAAATGGACTCTGGAGAaggctgacgacgaggacttGGCGAAAGAAGGTGTGAACACGTATGCCAGACAAGCTCTTATTCTAGCTACATAA
- a CDS encoding uncharacterized protein (EggNog:ENOG503NYSR~TransMembrane:12 (i38-58o78-98i105-124o130-156i168-191o197-219i240-263o275-293i305-325o331-355i367-389o401-420i)~COG:G), whose product MRTEKREPAIEQESEENGARLRHHSEPQQGDPVPDGGFVAWLHVLLVHIVFFNTWGVANGYGIFQQHYTETLNESESSISWIGSVQVFLLFFIGVPAGRLTDAGYFRPVFFCGVFLQVLGLLMTSFCKTYWQIFLAQSVCLGLGNGATFCPALAVLSQYFEKRRSVAVGLAAAGAAVGGLVYPVLIHWLSINHAVGFPWAVRISAFIMLSTYVPCLLWFKPRLAPRTSGPWIDVSAFLELPFIFFSLSMFLNFWGLYLAFFYLGTFARDQIGVAQPVYLLMVLNGVGILGRVLPTVVADKWTGRFNVLIPLSLLASLLMYCWAAVASKAGLFVFAVIYGFIAAALQALFPGVATTMTPDPNRTGTRVGMILGFVSFANLTGPAICGVLIRKDNGSYFGAQMFAASSILVGALIALAARVAQTGFVMRVKA is encoded by the coding sequence aTGCGCACAGAGAAGCGCGAGCCTGCTATTGAGCAGGAATCAGAAGAAAATGGTGCGCGGCTTAGACATCATTCGGAACCTCAACAAGGAGATCCCGTCCCAGATGGGGGGTTTGTCGCTTGGCTCCATGTTCTCCTGGTTCACATCGTCTTCTTCAACACCTGGGGCGTCGCAAACGGCTACGGAATCTTCCAGCAACACTACACTGAGACTTTGAACGAGTCTGAGTCGTCCATATCATGGATCGGCAGCGTCCAGGTTTTCCTCTTGTTCTTTATCGGGGTACCTGCGGGACGCTTGACCGACGCAGGATATTTCCGACCCGTCTTTTTCTGCGGAGTGTTCCTGCAGGTACTCGGCCTCTTGATGACCTCTTTCTGCAAGACCTATTGGCAAATCTTCTTGGCACAGTCCGTttgcttgggcttgggcaaTGGCGCCACATTCTGTCCGGCTCTCGCTGTTCTCTCTCAATATTTCGAAAAGCGCCGGTCTGTTGCTGTTGGCCTAGCAGCGGCTGgtgcggcggtgggcggcctCGTGTATCCAGTCCTGATCCATTGGTTGAGCATCAATCATGCTGTCGGCTTCCCATGGGCCGTTAGGATTTCGGCCTTTATCATGCTCTCAACCTATGTCCCTTGCCTCTTGTGGTTCAAACCACGACTCGCACCCAGGACGAGCGGACCGTGGATTGATGTATCGGCTTTTCTCGAGCTTCCATTCATATTCTTTTCGCTCAGTATGTTTCTCAACTTCTGGGGACTTTATTTGGCCTTCTTCTATTTGGGAACGTTTGCCCGAGATCAGATCGGTGTTGCGCAGCCTGTCTATCTGTTGATGGTGCTCAACGGCGTTGGCATTCTCGGACGGGTCCTGCCGACGGTTGTCGCGGACAAATGGACTGGCCGATTCAATGTCCTGATACCTCTGAGCCTTCTGGCAAGTCTGCTCATGTACTGCTGGGCTGCTGTGGCATCGAAGGCGGGCCTCTTTGTCTTTGCCGTAATCTACGGATTCATCGCCGCTGCGCTACAGGCTCTTTTCCCAGGAGtggcgacgacaatgacTCCCGATCCAAATCGGACTGGGACGAGGGTGGGAATGATCTTGGGCTTTGTCAGTTTCGCCAATCTCACGGGCCCGGCAATCTGTGGGGTATTGATCCGCAAGGACAACGGGAGCTATTTCGGCGCGCAAATGtttgcggcgtcgtcgatccTGGTCGGCGCTTTAATAGCCTTGGCGGCACGGGTGGCACAAACTGGCTTCGTTATGCGCGTCAAGGCATGA
- a CDS encoding uncharacterized protein (TransMembrane:1 (o519-541i)~EggNog:ENOG503NXWI~COG:L): MRACLNCQRRKTRCLRSNTENGPCSYCLRAGKSCSFDTPPDRTPLTRRNLDAAERRCAQLQSLLQSLHRDIDIESVLKQHAGLASCAATAQEAEDGDQDASPPNRYEWHEGSLSPGFDSPEHGLSVATDGMAVLATSDAGYLGSSSGSQLLEEIGTAVSRGINKVQSSVQHGRSRPTPSVELLPPEISDLSLSHAANCLVDAYFNLYNTCYPIIHEKTFRDRLAAVQRQAPARSPWRVLYYMVLSIGHWLTHSETEHSNTHYYAAARANLSIQMLESGTFETLQAFLLIGNYLQKRDHTNTGYNFIGLACRMALELGLHRELPGQDGAIGHERRRQLFWATYCFESGFNITTGRPPTMLGDFVDTQFPRNIDDKGLLPSATAPSAASYPTTYSAIIAQAQLARIADAIYAEFLAAKSAGAKIEYRSAEARERDLNVWRHNLPKYFVAADVPPWFRAPRAVVLWKEQNLRILLWRGAQKYHSFLPTSENAEEKCLHVAMQTIHDVAEFCTTYESALHQGVAWYATYFLFQAALVLLASSLVNHGQADASSQRTELPWGHEYSVTKAQTCLRKLAAISRSASRCLESLNDIKSRLPIPASTGLVVDGVRDSVLVPGANASMVLESNTGQPQPSYECSESENGLAFHDGGQVSVSEQGGDLQMRMLKNQMSQDFMDMPLDFLLNDWGE; this comes from the exons ATGCGTGCTTGTCTAAACTGCCAAAGGAGAAAAACCAGGTGCCTGCGAAGCAACACCGAGAACGGGCCATGTTCGTATTGCCTGAGGGCGGGGAAATCGTGTAGCTTCGACACGCCTCCCGACAGAACACCGTTAACAAGAAGGAACCTGGATGCTGCTGAGCGACGGTGCGCGCAGCTCCAGTCACTCTTACAGTCGCTTCACCGGGACATAGACATCGAGTCGGTACTGAAGCAGCATGCTGGCTTGGCGTCATGTGCGGCGACCGCTCAAGAGGCCGAAGATGGCGACCAGGATGCATCCCCGCCCAATCGATATGAGTGGCATGAGGGGTCTTTGTCTCCAGGGTTTGACTCTCCAGAACATGGACTTTCGGTTGCTACCGATGGCATGGCTGTGCTAGCAACAAGTGATGCCGGCTATTTAG GGAGCAGCTCTGGCTCGCAGCTGCTTGAGGAGATCGGTACAGCAGTGTCACGGGGAATCAACAAGGTACAATCCAGCGTACAACACGGACGCAGTCGGCCTACACCATCAGTTGAGCTTCTGCCACCCGAAATATCGGACCTGTCACTGTCTCATGCCGCGAACTGTCTTGTCGACGCCTACTTCAATCTTTATAACACTTGCTACCCAATCATACACGAAAAGACCTTTAGGGATCGGCTTGCCGCTGTTCAACGGCAGGCACCGGCACGGTCGCCGTGGCGAGTGTTGTACTACATGGTCCTCAGCATCGGGCACTGGCTTACACATAGCGAGACCGAGCACTCTAACACACATTACTATGCGGCTGCAAGGGCCAATCTGTCCATTCAAATGCTCGAGTCCGGAACCTTCGAGACTTTGCAAGCTTTTCTACTGATCGGGAACTACCTGCAGAAGAGAGATCACACAAACACGGGTTATAACTTCATTGGACTGGCATGCAGAATGGCCCTGGAGCTGGGTCTGCACCGAGAACTCCCAGGACAGGATGGTGCCATTGGTCATGAGCGGCGACGTCAACTATTCTGGGCGACATATTGCTTCGAGAGCGGGTTCAACATTACCACGGGTCGACCCCCAACAATGCTCGGTGATTTCGTCGATACTCAGTTTCCGCGCAACATCGATGACAAG GGACTTCTACCGAGCGCAACAGCGCCTTCAGCCGCCTCCTACCCCACGACGTACTCTGCTATCATCGCCCAAGCACAGCTAGCAAGAATCGCTGACGCAATCTACGCCGAGTTTCTTGCGGCTAAATCAGCGGGTGCCAAGATTGAGTATCGATCAGCCGAGGCTAGGGAGAGAGATCTCAACGTCTGGCGCCATAATCTTCCAAAGTACTtcgtcgcggcggacgtGCCCCCTTGGTTCAGGGCACCCCGCGCTGTTGTCCTCTGGAAGGAGCAAAACCTTCGCATCTTGCTTTGGCGAGGGGCTCAGAAGTATCACAGCTTCCTCCCCACATCGGAGAACGCAGAAGAGAAGTGTCTCCATGTTGCGATGCAGACGATCCATGATGTTGCTGAGTTTTGTACGACTTATGAGTCTGCACTGCATCAAGGCGTCGCTTGGTACGCGACATATTTCCTGTTTCAGGCGGCTCTCGTGCTTTTGGCGAGCAGTCTTGTCAACCATGGTCAGGCCGATGCATCATCGCAGCGCACAGAACTGCCATGGGGACATGAATACTCGGTGACCAAGGCGCAAACCTGTTTGCGGAAACTTGCCGCGATAAGTAGGTCAGCAAGCCGCTGCCTGGAATCTCTCAACGATATCAAGAGTCGACTTCCGATCCCTGCTTCGACTGGCCTGGTAGTAGACGGCGTTCGTGACAGCGTCCTGGTTCCGGGAGCCAATGCGTCGATGGTCCTTGAGAGCAACACCGGACAGCCACAACCGTCTTATGAGTGCTCAGAGAGCGAGAATGGCCTCGCGTTCCATGATGGAGGCCAGGTGTCCGTTAGCGAGCAGGGCGGAGATCTGCAGATGCGGATGCTCAAGAACCAAATGTCTCAAGATTTTATGGATATGCCTCTAGACTTTTTACTCAATGACTGGGGTGAGTGA
- a CDS encoding uncharacterized protein (COG:S~EggNog:ENOG503P1YR), with protein sequence MVSAVGRKIAITGASGQVGKPTIEGLLKHGVHTITAIQREGATSTFPDGVIVKKGNLEDEEFLAEVLKGQDALVLMPPLPQLVSLQEPAIRAAAKVGVPYIFPSEFGPDPFAGQLTDENGLLIAKKGIRDLIESLGVSSWVSIAVGPWLDGGFGAGLWGVDPKARKATIWRGAEAKTNTASIAHTGQAVAATLGLPEADLARYKNKGVYAPSFHVTQREILDAVQRATGTTDKDWDITTRDVNDVAKEYEEKISQGDGVAPFTKFFVTHFLDGHGGDFQHKVNAAELAKLEGLGLQKETIEQVIKDAL encoded by the coding sequence ATGGTTTCTGCAGTAGGCCGAAAGATCGCGATTaccggcgccagcggccaggTTGGCAAGCCTACCATCGAGGGTCTCCTCAAGCACGGCGTCCATACCATTACCGCCATTCAGCGAGAAGGGGCTACCAGCACCTTCCCGGACGGAGTGATCGTCAAAAAGGGCAAcctcgaggatgaagagTTCCTCGCTGAAGTGCTCAAGGGCCAAGATGCTCTCGTCCTGATGCCTCCCCTGCCCCAGCTTGTCAGCCTCCAGGAGCCTGCCAttcgcgccgccgcaaaggTCGGCGTGCCCTACATCTTCCCGTCCGAATTTGGCCCTGATCCCTTTGCCGGCCAACTCACAGACGAGAATGGCCTCCTCATTGCGAAGAAGGGCATCCGCGACTTGATTGAGAGCCTCGGTGTCAGCAGCTGGGTCTCTATCGCCGTCGGCCcgtggctcgacggcggtTTCGGTGCTGGTCTCTGGGGCGTTGACCCCAAGGCTCGCAAGGCGACCatctggcgcggcgccgaggccaagacaAACACGGCGAGCATCGCCCATACTGGCCAGGCCGTTGCAGCCACGCTGGGTCTTCCCGAGGCCGATCTCGCCAGGTACAAGAACAAGGGCGTGTATGCGCCGTCGTTCCACGTCACCCAGCGGGagatcctcgacgccgtccagcgTGCCACGGGGACGACTGACAAGGACTGGGACATTACCACGCGGGATGTGAACGATGTGGCCAAGGAGTACGAGGAGAAGATCAGCCAGGGAGATGGTGTGGCACCATTTACAAAGTTTTTTGTCACGCATTTCTtggacggccatggcggtgaCTTCCAGCACAAGGTAAAtgcggcggagctggccaagctggagGGGTTGGGCCTCCAGAAGGAGACCATTGAACAAGTCATCAAGGATGCGCTGTAG